The proteins below come from a single Acaryochloris sp. CCMEE 5410 genomic window:
- a CDS encoding ISAzo13-like element transposase-related protein translates to MRISIDSKAKVKIGNLSRGGKARTLDATKANDHDDHWDAILVPFGILDVLAGQLSIYFGQSAETTDFIVDCLEAWWREHHDNYPQIEGLEINLDGGSAVRSNRTQFIKRMVEFVQMTRLSVHLIYYPPYHSKYNPIERCWAALEQYWNGTILNSIDTAVQWASNMTWNGLKPLVHLIEGTYEKNITVPSDELEAYKQQWLCSEALPKWDIKIVPN, encoded by the coding sequence TTGCGCATCTCGATTGATAGCAAAGCCAAAGTTAAAATTGGCAACCTCTCTCGTGGCGGCAAAGCTCGTACCCTAGACGCGACAAAAGCCAATGACCATGATGACCATTGGGACGCTATTTTGGTACCCTTCGGGATTCTCGATGTGCTCGCAGGGCAACTGTCAATTTACTTTGGTCAGTCTGCTGAAACTACTGATTTTATTGTTGATTGTTTAGAGGCTTGGTGGCGCGAACATCACGATAACTATCCTCAGATAGAGGGATTAGAAATTAACCTTGATGGCGGCTCTGCAGTGCGCAGTAACCGCACACAATTTATCAAGCGTATGGTTGAGTTTGTCCAAATGACACGATTATCGGTTCATCTGATTTACTATCCGCCCTATCACAGCAAATACAATCCGATTGAGCGATGTTGGGCAGCCTTGGAACAATATTGGAATGGCACTATCCTCAACTCCATTGATACGGCTGTCCAGTGGGCATCGAATATGACCTGGAATGGATTGAAGCCTTTGGTTCATTTGATTGAGGGCACCTATGAAAAGAACATTACTGTGCCCTCAGATGAGCTAGAAGCCTACAAACAACAATGGCTATGTTCTGAAGCGTTACCCAAATGGGATATCAAGATTGTGCCCAATTGA
- a CDS encoding ISAzo13-like element transposase-related protein, giving the protein MLDAPIKETFRDAAKKLTGPHKRAFMAKVAEDYLDGSARKAERHLGWRRTSVQLGLDERRTGIRCVDNYQARGRQLSETKLPHLATDIRDLVDGEAQADPKFKSTLYYTRISARAVREALIEEKGYSDEALPTRQTIGNLLNRMGYRLKNPKVKPLKNCRKPMRFSQCRSSQLCCRCGPQPIAHLD; this is encoded by the coding sequence ATGCTAGATGCCCCTATAAAAGAGACGTTTCGAGATGCCGCCAAGAAACTGACAGGCCCACACAAGCGAGCATTCATGGCAAAAGTGGCTGAAGACTACCTGGACGGCTCTGCCCGCAAAGCTGAGCGTCATTTAGGTTGGAGACGTACCAGTGTTCAACTGGGCCTTGATGAACGACGGACTGGCATTAGATGCGTTGACAACTATCAAGCCCGAGGTCGTCAGCTTAGCGAAACGAAACTACCCCATTTAGCAACTGACATTCGGGATTTAGTTGATGGTGAAGCCCAAGCTGATCCGAAGTTCAAATCAACGTTGTACTACACCCGTATCAGTGCCAGGGCCGTGCGTGAGGCATTGATTGAGGAGAAAGGCTACAGCGATGAGGCATTACCAACCCGTCAAACCATCGGCAATCTATTGAATCGAATGGGTTATCGCTTAAAAAACCCAAAAGTTAAACCCCTGAAAAACTGCCGCAAACCGATGCGATTTTCGCAATGTCGCTCAAGCCAATTATGCTGCCGATGCGGCCCCCAACCTATTGCGCATCTCGATTGA
- a CDS encoding isoprenylcysteine carboxylmethyltransferase family protein, with the protein MQPTALLIYPLIIVIFGIERVLRKGQTALNLNPGEMDKGSSKRLWASSLFNLIIILAAPWFGSSTIGSFPSAWMGWFGIITILFGIGLRSWAALTLGQYYTRTLTTLEDQCIIDYGPYRWIRHPGYLATSIIDIGAGLAVMNWLVLLALLLSGLTAKVYRIQVEEEMLTVAFGPSYQQYADTTWRLLPFLY; encoded by the coding sequence ATGCAACCGACTGCTCTTTTGATTTACCCCCTAATCATCGTTATTTTTGGCATTGAACGAGTCCTCCGAAAAGGGCAAACAGCTTTAAACCTCAACCCAGGAGAGATGGATAAGGGTAGCTCCAAGCGTCTCTGGGCCTCGAGTCTGTTCAATCTTATTATTATTCTTGCGGCACCTTGGTTCGGTTCGTCGACAATTGGGTCTTTCCCATCTGCATGGATGGGCTGGTTCGGCATCATCACCATTCTGTTCGGTATCGGATTACGGTCTTGGGCCGCGCTCACGTTGGGGCAATACTATACCCGCACCCTTACTACGCTGGAAGATCAATGCATCATTGATTACGGACCTTACAGATGGATCCGCCACCCTGGATATTTAGCAACATCTATTATTGATATTGGTGCAGGTCTAGCCGTTATGAATTGGCTTGTTTTGCTGGCTTTACTGTTGTCTGGACTAACCGCCAAGGTTTATCGCATTCAAGTCGAGGAGGAAATGTTAACCGTTGCCTTTGGACCGTCTTATCAACAATATGCAGATACCACTTGGCGATTATTGCCCTTCTTGTACTGA
- a CDS encoding AarF/ABC1/UbiB kinase family protein yields the protein MFSGLTQTASRQRDIIEVVLRNGWDYMQQLLTGGKADQPALPTPAVLRNILVDLGPVYVKLGQLLSTRPDILPAPYIDALSTLQSKVPPVAWPEIKAVIQQQIAQELRSQFKEIDPTPVASGSIAQVHRAILANGQQVAIKVQRPGIDVIVNQDIALINTLADLASRTDIGKDYDLKSLAAEFANALLDELDFTVEASHTEQLRQNLSTSRWFDPQQLVVPKINLALTTQKVLVMQWLDGEPLLSANLPFSQQEPRIDSARRQVTTLLFRAFLQQIYVDGFFHADPHPGNLYYLNDGRAAILDCGMVGRLDPNTQQILTEMLLAIVDLDAQRCSRLTLQLAKTRRAENLAQLESDFEALLRKYYNRNLAEINLGEVLYEVLQVARTNKLKLPGNVGLYVKALANLEGAARTFDPKFNVLDEIKPLMSDLFRRQFVGEDPLPTLLRTALDVKNLSLRSPRQLEQLLDQVTSESLQWNLNLLGLNGLRITVDNAANRLSFSILVGSLIMGAAMISAEKQTALYWLSNTLFAVASLLGLWLAVSILRSGNLR from the coding sequence GTGTTCTCAGGGTTAACGCAAACAGCCTCCCGGCAACGCGACATTATTGAAGTGGTCCTCCGGAATGGCTGGGACTATATGCAGCAGCTGTTAACGGGCGGCAAAGCGGATCAGCCTGCTTTGCCGACGCCTGCGGTGCTGCGCAATATTTTGGTAGATTTAGGGCCAGTCTATGTCAAGCTAGGCCAGCTTTTGAGTACGCGACCGGATATTTTGCCTGCCCCCTATATTGACGCTCTGTCTACCCTTCAGAGCAAAGTGCCACCTGTGGCCTGGCCGGAAATCAAGGCGGTGATTCAGCAGCAGATTGCCCAGGAACTGCGGTCTCAGTTCAAAGAAATTGACCCGACTCCCGTGGCATCAGGATCCATTGCCCAAGTTCATCGAGCGATCCTGGCAAACGGACAGCAAGTGGCGATTAAGGTGCAGCGACCGGGGATTGATGTCATCGTCAATCAAGATATTGCCCTGATCAATACCCTCGCGGATTTGGCATCCCGAACGGATATTGGCAAAGATTACGACCTTAAGTCCTTGGCGGCAGAGTTTGCCAATGCCCTTTTAGATGAACTGGATTTCACGGTTGAAGCCAGCCATACAGAGCAGCTTCGCCAGAATCTTTCCACCAGCCGCTGGTTTGATCCGCAGCAGCTCGTGGTCCCCAAAATCAATCTGGCCTTGACCACCCAGAAAGTGCTGGTGATGCAGTGGCTAGACGGAGAGCCCTTGTTGTCGGCAAACCTGCCTTTTTCTCAACAAGAACCCAGAATCGATAGTGCCCGGCGGCAGGTAACAACGCTGTTATTTCGGGCTTTTTTGCAGCAAATTTATGTGGATGGCTTCTTCCATGCTGACCCCCATCCCGGCAATTTGTATTATCTGAACGATGGTCGAGCGGCAATTCTAGACTGCGGCATGGTCGGACGCCTGGACCCTAATACCCAGCAGATTTTAACGGAAATGCTGTTGGCGATTGTGGATCTGGATGCCCAGCGCTGTAGTCGTTTGACGCTGCAGTTGGCGAAAACTCGGCGGGCAGAGAACTTGGCCCAGCTCGAAAGTGATTTTGAAGCCCTGCTGCGCAAGTACTATAACCGCAATCTGGCGGAAATTAATCTGGGAGAAGTGCTGTACGAAGTGCTGCAAGTGGCCCGTACCAATAAGCTCAAGCTACCGGGCAATGTGGGTCTATACGTCAAGGCCTTAGCCAACTTGGAAGGAGCAGCCCGGACTTTTGACCCCAAGTTTAATGTCCTGGATGAAATTAAGCCGTTAATGAGCGATTTGTTCCGACGTCAGTTTGTTGGGGAAGATCCCTTGCCGACGCTGCTCAGAACGGCCCTAGATGTGAAGAATTTGTCCTTGCGATCGCCCCGTCAGTTAGAACAACTCCTGGACCAAGTGACGTCAGAATCTTTGCAGTGGAACTTAAATCTATTGGGTCTAAATGGCTTACGGATTACGGTCGATAACGCGGCCAATCGCCTCTCCTTCAGTATTTTGGTGGGGTCGCTGATTATGGGGGCGGCGATGATCTCGGCGGAGAAACAAACGGCTTTGTATTGGTTGAGTAATACTTTGTTTGCCGTGGCGAGCCTTTTGGGACTGTGGTTGGCAGTTAGTATTTTGCGATCGGGGAATCTCCGCTGA
- the ggpS gene encoding glucosylglycerol-phosphate synthase, with amino-acid sequence MKSSLVILYHREPYDEVIENGKVHYRPKKSPNGILPTLKSFFASVNQGTWIAWKQVTAKQRSNFETLVTVEGEGNYNVCRIPLSADQVKHFYHITSKEAFWPILHSFPYHFTYESSDWENFHTINRLFAEAACEQAADDALIWIHDYNLWMAPHYIRQLKPNAKIAFFHHTPFPSVDIFNILPWREEIVDSLLCCDIVGFHIPRYSENFVNVARSLRPVEVVERGPIPEHITPVGTALAEPNMTTYLRYKGQLVNIDAFPVGTNPQHILGTLNQPSAQKRLAEIKEELGDRKLIIAAGRVDYVKGNREKLEAFGRLLERHPDLHGKINFVMTCVTPATGMRVYKTAQSQIEQLVGKINGRFAKLGWTPILLYTQPLSLDDLLCYYRTADICWTTPLRDGLNLVAKEYIIAKDKQPGVLVLSEFVGAAVELPEAVLTNPYSMDRMDEAIDKALAMSPEESQAAMTKMFETVTKYDVDYWANHLLQKFKAIQSAPSNQASVS; translated from the coding sequence ATGAAATCTTCCCTGGTGATTCTTTACCACCGTGAACCCTATGATGAGGTGATTGAGAACGGTAAAGTTCACTATCGGCCCAAAAAAAGTCCCAATGGCATTTTGCCAACTCTAAAGAGCTTCTTTGCTAGTGTGAATCAGGGAACCTGGATTGCTTGGAAACAGGTAACGGCCAAGCAACGGAGTAACTTCGAAACCTTAGTCACAGTAGAAGGCGAGGGTAATTATAATGTCTGCCGCATTCCCCTGAGCGCCGATCAAGTCAAGCATTTCTATCACATCACCTCCAAAGAGGCCTTCTGGCCAATTCTCCATTCTTTCCCCTATCACTTCACCTATGAATCTTCAGATTGGGAAAACTTTCACACCATCAATCGCCTGTTTGCAGAGGCTGCCTGTGAGCAAGCTGCCGATGATGCCCTCATTTGGATCCATGACTATAACCTGTGGATGGCCCCTCACTACATCCGCCAGCTCAAACCCAATGCCAAGATTGCCTTCTTCCACCACACACCTTTCCCTTCAGTGGATATTTTCAATATCTTGCCTTGGCGGGAAGAGATTGTAGATAGTCTATTGTGCTGTGATATCGTCGGCTTCCATATTCCCCGCTACTCCGAAAATTTCGTGAACGTGGCCCGTAGTCTCCGACCCGTCGAAGTGGTTGAGCGAGGTCCGATTCCTGAGCACATCACCCCAGTGGGCACGGCCTTGGCTGAACCGAATATGACGACCTACCTCCGCTATAAAGGTCAGCTGGTCAATATCGATGCCTTCCCCGTCGGCACCAATCCCCAGCATATTTTAGGAACCCTGAACCAGCCTTCTGCCCAGAAGCGGTTGGCCGAAATCAAGGAAGAACTAGGCGATCGCAAATTGATTATCGCGGCGGGTCGCGTGGATTATGTCAAAGGCAACCGCGAGAAGTTAGAAGCCTTTGGTCGCTTACTGGAGCGTCACCCCGATCTTCATGGAAAAATCAACTTCGTGATGACCTGTGTAACACCAGCTACAGGCATGCGGGTCTATAAAACAGCCCAAAGTCAAATTGAGCAACTAGTTGGAAAAATTAATGGCCGCTTTGCCAAGTTGGGCTGGACGCCGATTTTGCTATATACGCAGCCTTTATCCCTAGATGATCTGCTTTGTTACTATCGAACCGCTGATATTTGCTGGACAACTCCTTTACGGGACGGCCTAAATTTGGTGGCAAAGGAGTACATCATTGCTAAGGATAAACAGCCCGGTGTTCTGGTGCTATCGGAATTTGTGGGGGCGGCAGTGGAACTACCAGAAGCCGTTCTCACAAATCCCTATTCAATGGATCGGATGGATGAAGCCATAGACAAAGCTTTGGCAATGTCGCCTGAGGAAAGCCAAGCTGCCATGACTAAAATGTTTGAAACGGTTACGAAGTACGACGTCGATTATTGGGCCAATCATCTGTTGCAGAAGTTCAAGGCGATTCAGTCGGCTCCGTCGAATCAAGCTTCTGTTTCCTAG
- the gghA gene encoding glucosylglycerol hydrolase → MVDSAFPEPVLDDQETQVLLDWAANIDQSDATYFQTGQLLATRLGAHYREDGLTEIGFWTPGLAAEVIQSERSIYLEVFTPLEPIDFQATEQEITWQRDRISLILQGEYIWGVIKGLRPGTREEAGSFYWLRYIDYQGHVKTIRDPLAYSLPYGVFAPAELYDSDRLQRQRADLDYFKTTGAQTKSRKGFLASDLENPPPRLPAPICILQLHVHTASPEGTLAGLTRIYQRISDKLAQGKDLTPVEQNYVGYDAIELLPMEPTIEYRLDQDNHHHEFFARPPEPTSLTDEDTQTIKITLRKPNTQNWGYDVPIIGSVATNPAVLETLRPDETIDFIATLHNFFTGPIQVIYDLVYGHADNQCEHLISRQYLKGPNMYGQDLNHQLPAVRAILLEMQRRKNNTGVDGIRVDGGQDFRFFNPLTNLVEQDDGYLRAMGNIVQEIQGNERLMFTIFEDGRPWPQEGWEETSRYLELVELEPHSYQWGPLVFAHNTPALKHFWDQKWRRVCEVMFQGSHWITGCANHDTVRRGNQIDPEGPINWHLGDTLVEVTKTAYDNPAIKLWVLGFCPGLPMEFLNANFRGAWGFFRNTDELYGVKVVSEEIGFLDWQLTPELFQPPEVFPQLKALGFTDLEMLRQFAKALQATMLESDYNLEIVAETCRHCFGGEAGVCANVSLETLRHSDRPEFLNDLDVPKLKQFARAFMEDGYDFSNVKHWGDSLDPDQVAFNLAARQYRFAHPWLGENLTERDRFNRITEDAYTLFYGHRTQHDPDIEQPEDIVMVSHMGGEPAMVTLGDWLQLELSEWRVALTSPGLEIGNDVESLRSFELRDTQGVLLEKIV, encoded by the coding sequence GTGGTTGATTCTGCTTTCCCCGAGCCCGTTCTGGATGACCAAGAAACGCAAGTCTTACTCGACTGGGCCGCCAATATTGATCAGTCGGACGCTACTTATTTTCAAACGGGCCAACTCCTCGCCACCCGACTAGGCGCCCATTACCGAGAAGATGGCCTCACGGAGATCGGCTTCTGGACCCCTGGACTCGCCGCTGAAGTGATTCAGTCCGAACGCAGTATTTATCTAGAAGTCTTTACCCCCCTAGAACCCATCGACTTTCAGGCAACTGAGCAAGAAATTACCTGGCAACGCGATCGCATCTCTCTTATTCTCCAAGGTGAATATATCTGGGGTGTGATTAAGGGACTGCGACCCGGTACCCGCGAGGAAGCAGGTAGTTTCTACTGGCTGCGCTATATCGACTACCAAGGGCATGTCAAGACCATCCGTGATCCATTAGCTTACTCCCTCCCTTACGGTGTCTTTGCCCCCGCCGAACTTTACGATAGCGATCGGCTCCAGCGTCAGCGGGCTGATTTAGACTATTTCAAAACCACAGGAGCCCAAACCAAATCTCGCAAAGGATTCTTAGCCTCAGACCTCGAAAACCCGCCGCCTCGCCTCCCCGCTCCGATCTGTATCCTGCAGCTTCATGTTCATACCGCGTCTCCCGAAGGCACCCTGGCAGGTCTAACACGCATCTACCAGCGTATCTCGGACAAACTCGCCCAAGGGAAAGACCTTACCCCAGTGGAGCAAAATTATGTAGGTTACGACGCCATTGAGCTACTGCCCATGGAGCCCACCATTGAATACCGCTTGGACCAAGACAACCACCACCATGAATTCTTTGCTCGTCCCCCCGAACCCACTAGCCTGACGGACGAAGATACCCAAACCATCAAAATTACCCTCCGCAAACCCAACACCCAGAATTGGGGCTACGACGTCCCCATTATTGGCTCTGTGGCCACTAATCCAGCTGTCTTAGAAACCCTGCGTCCCGACGAAACCATTGACTTTATTGCCACTCTCCATAATTTTTTCACGGGTCCGATTCAAGTTATCTATGACCTGGTTTACGGCCATGCCGACAATCAGTGCGAACATCTGATTAGCCGCCAATACTTAAAAGGCCCCAATATGTATGGCCAAGATTTAAACCATCAGTTGCCTGCTGTCCGGGCCATTCTCCTAGAAATGCAGCGACGCAAGAATAATACCGGGGTCGATGGCATCCGAGTGGATGGGGGTCAGGACTTTCGGTTTTTCAATCCCCTCACTAATCTCGTGGAACAGGACGATGGTTACTTACGAGCCATGGGCAATATTGTCCAAGAGATACAAGGCAATGAGCGCCTGATGTTCACCATCTTTGAAGATGGTCGCCCTTGGCCTCAAGAAGGTTGGGAAGAAACCTCCCGCTATCTAGAGTTGGTTGAACTCGAACCCCATTCCTACCAGTGGGGACCGCTAGTGTTTGCCCACAATACCCCCGCCCTGAAACACTTTTGGGATCAGAAATGGCGGCGCGTCTGTGAAGTGATGTTCCAAGGCTCTCACTGGATTACCGGCTGTGCCAACCATGATACGGTTCGTCGGGGCAATCAAATTGATCCTGAAGGTCCGATTAATTGGCATTTGGGAGACACCCTCGTTGAGGTAACCAAAACTGCCTACGACAATCCCGCTATCAAGCTATGGGTTTTAGGATTTTGTCCTGGGTTACCCATGGAATTTCTCAATGCCAACTTTCGCGGCGCTTGGGGCTTTTTCCGTAATACGGATGAACTATATGGCGTCAAAGTCGTATCCGAAGAAATTGGCTTCCTGGATTGGCAACTCACCCCCGAACTCTTTCAGCCCCCTGAGGTGTTTCCTCAACTCAAGGCCCTCGGATTTACAGACTTAGAGATGCTGCGACAGTTTGCCAAAGCCTTGCAAGCCACCATGCTGGAGTCAGATTATAACTTGGAAATTGTTGCTGAGACCTGTCGACACTGTTTTGGGGGAGAAGCGGGTGTCTGTGCCAACGTCAGCTTGGAGACATTGAGACATTCAGATCGCCCCGAATTCCTAAATGATTTAGATGTGCCAAAGCTTAAACAGTTTGCTCGCGCCTTTATGGAAGATGGCTACGATTTTTCCAATGTTAAGCATTGGGGAGATAGCTTAGATCCGGACCAGGTGGCCTTTAATTTAGCGGCCCGCCAATATCGATTTGCCCACCCTTGGCTAGGAGAGAATTTAACGGAACGCGATCGCTTCAACCGGATCACGGAAGATGCCTACACCCTCTTCTATGGTCACCGCACCCAACATGATCCTGACATTGAACAGCCCGAAGATATCGTCATGGTCAGCCATATGGGGGGTGAACCGGCCATGGTCACCTTAGGGGACTGGTTACAGCTGGAATTAAGCGAATGGCGGGTGGCATTGACCTCTCCCGGCTTAGAAATCGGGAATGATGTCGAAAGCTTAAGATCTTTTGAACTAAGGGACACTCAAGGGGTACTCCTAGAGAAGATTGTGTAA
- the glpK gene encoding glycerol kinase GlpK, giving the protein MTSSTYIMALDLGTTGNRAILFDPDGQIVDQAYKELPQYYPQPGWVEHDALEIWRDTRWAMETVVAQAQIDPAQIAAIGLTVQRETCLLWDKTTGQPLHKAIVWQDRRTAAYCNQLAEQGHTQDIYDRTGLVLDAYFSGSKLAWLLTEVKQQNPNLNLDNVIAGTIDTWALWNLTGGKVHATDHSNASRTLLLNLSQGTWDDHLLDLFGIPKSFMPAIQPSLGVFGKTDAKFLGQEIPIAAIFGDQQAALFAHGCDRPGSLKCTYGTGSFLVAHTGSDIARSKNRLLSTVAWTQTDQGQTQTGYAIEGSMFTSGACIQWLRDGLKLIANAAETEGLAQAVEDNGGVYFVPALSGLGAPHWDMSARGAFLGITRGAQREHMVRAVLEAIAFQTKEVVDAVNQDCGSPIQQLKVDGGACQNNFLMQYQADVLGIPVERPAVLDATAQGAAFGAGLAIGVWKDYAGLVAARKIDQVFKPGANAQTAQTNFKTWQKAVERAKKWAK; this is encoded by the coding sequence ATGACTTCATCCACCTATATCATGGCCTTGGATTTGGGGACCACTGGCAATCGTGCCATTCTCTTCGACCCAGACGGCCAGATTGTTGATCAAGCCTATAAAGAGCTTCCTCAGTATTATCCTCAGCCAGGATGGGTGGAACATGATGCCTTAGAAATCTGGCGCGATACCCGTTGGGCCATGGAAACGGTAGTCGCCCAAGCCCAAATTGATCCCGCTCAGATTGCCGCCATTGGCCTCACCGTGCAGCGAGAGACCTGTCTGCTCTGGGATAAAACTACGGGACAGCCCTTGCACAAAGCCATTGTTTGGCAAGACCGGCGTACAGCAGCCTACTGTAATCAGCTAGCAGAACAAGGCCATACCCAGGATATTTACGATCGCACGGGCCTAGTCCTGGATGCCTATTTTTCCGGGAGCAAGTTAGCCTGGCTGCTCACCGAGGTGAAGCAGCAAAACCCCAACCTTAATTTAGACAACGTTATTGCTGGCACCATCGATACCTGGGCCTTATGGAATCTTACAGGCGGAAAGGTTCACGCCACCGATCACAGTAATGCCAGTCGGACCCTGCTACTGAATTTAAGCCAAGGCACCTGGGATGACCATCTTCTCGATCTATTTGGGATTCCCAAGTCATTTATGCCCGCCATTCAGCCTAGCTTAGGCGTTTTTGGCAAAACCGATGCCAAGTTCTTAGGACAGGAAATTCCCATTGCCGCCATCTTTGGGGACCAGCAGGCTGCCTTATTTGCCCATGGTTGCGATCGCCCAGGTTCTCTTAAATGCACCTATGGCACTGGCTCTTTTCTCGTGGCCCATACGGGTAGTGACATTGCTCGCTCCAAGAACCGTCTGCTGTCCACCGTGGCTTGGACTCAAACTGATCAGGGGCAAACCCAAACCGGCTATGCCATCGAAGGCAGTATGTTTACCTCCGGGGCCTGTATCCAGTGGCTGCGAGATGGCCTCAAGCTGATTGCCAATGCTGCTGAAACAGAAGGGCTGGCCCAAGCAGTTGAAGATAATGGTGGGGTCTATTTTGTCCCGGCCCTGAGTGGCCTTGGTGCTCCCCACTGGGATATGAGTGCTCGAGGAGCCTTTTTGGGAATTACGCGCGGGGCTCAGCGGGAGCATATGGTGCGGGCCGTTCTAGAAGCCATTGCTTTCCAAACTAAGGAAGTGGTTGATGCGGTCAATCAAGATTGTGGCTCTCCGATTCAGCAACTCAAAGTCGATGGGGGCGCTTGCCAGAACAATTTCTTGATGCAGTACCAAGCCGATGTTTTGGGCATTCCGGTCGAACGTCCTGCGGTTTTAGATGCCACCGCCCAAGGAGCAGCGTTCGGGGCCGGGTTAGCCATAGGGGTATGGAAAGACTACGCAGGGTTAGTCGCTGCTCGCAAAATCGATCAAGTCTTCAAACCAGGTGCGAATGCCCAAACCGCTCAAACCAACTTTAAAACCTGGCAAAAAGCAGTGGAGCGCGCTAAAAAATGGGCTAAATAG